The window TGATGGCCGGTATTGAATCAGGGGCTTTCCCTGGCGCACAGCTTGTGGCTGTGAAGGATGGTAAAGTGTTTTATCGTAAAGCTTTTGGCAGTTTTACATATGGTTCTGACATCCCGTTGAAAAATGATGATCTTTTTGATTTGGCTTCGCTTACCAAAGTTTTTGCAACTACACTTACAGCAATGAAGCTGACAGGAGATGGTTTGATTGACCCCGGCCAAAAGCTTAGCCATTATTTCAAGCCATTGCGAAAAAGCAATAAATCACATCTGATTATTCGCGAAATAATGGCTCATCAGGCTGGTTTGCAGCCATATATTCCGTTCTATAAAAAGATTCAAAAAGAAGGATATTCAGATTCATTGTTGTTCAGAACTGAGCATGGGCCTGATTTTACGCTGAGGGTAGCCCAAAACTTTTACATGAATAAAGATTTTCGCAATACCATCATTGATTCAATTATTAAGTCTCCGCTTCTGAAAAAGCACGAATATAAATACAGCGATTTAGGCTTTATATTGCTGGCTGAGTCGTTTAAGCAGATAACGTCGCAGGATTTAAATGTTTACGTTCAGCAAAATTTTTACAACCGCATGGGTTTGCCCACAATGGGGTATCTTCCCCGGGAAAGGTTTGATCTAAATCGGATTGCACCAACTGAAAATGACACTTTGTTCAGGCATCAGCTGGTTCATGGTGATGTGCACGATCCCACTGCAGCCATGCTGGGCGGCGTTGCAGGTCATGCCGGGTTGTTTTCAGATGCATTGGATGTTGCTGTTATAATGCAAATGCTTTTGCAGAAAGGTGTGTATGGCGGAGAAGTATATCTGGATACAGCGGTTGTTGCTGATTTTACAAAAGTGCAATTTGCCGGCAATAATAACCGCAGAGGCATGGGTTTTGATAAGCCCGCGCTTATTCCCGGACAACCCGGCCCAACCTGTGATAGCGCCTCGCCTGCCAGTTTCGGTCACACAGGCTTTACCGGTACCTATGCCTGGGCCGACCCAGTAAACAACCTGATTTATGTGTTTTTGAGCAACCGGGTTTTTCCTGATGCCGGAAATAATAAAATTACTCAGATGAATATCAGGACCAGGATTCATGAAGCTATATATGAGGCCATTACTAAAGGTATGTGACAAAAGCCTGCCTTTACAACCAAAAAAAAATATTATTTTGGTTGAACACCTTTGATGGTATATTGTTTACGGAGCATTATCTGGTTTCTGAACCTAATTAACACAATATAAAAAAACAAAAAAAATGGCTAAAATTACATTGGGAGGCAATCCCATCAACACTATCGGAAATTTACCTGTAGTCGGAAGTACTGTTCCTGATTTTAAACTTGTAAAAACAGATCTCAGCGAGTTGTCGGCTGATGAACTCAAAGGTAAAAAAGTGGTTTATAACATTTTTCCAAGTTTGGATACTGCTGTTTGTGCTTCATCTGTAAGGCGTTTTAATTCCGATGCTGGTAAGCTTAATAATACGGTGGTGGTGTGTATTTCCAAGGACCTCCCTTTTGCACACAGTCGCTTTTGCACTACTGAAGGATTAGAGAATGTTGTTTCTGCCTCTGATTTTCGTACCGGCAGTTTTGGTAAAAGTTTCGGTGTGGAGATAATTGATGGCCCTTTGGCCGGACTTCATTCACGTGCAGTCGTTGTTGCTGACGAAAACGGAGTGGTTAAGTACGCCGAGCAGGTTCCTGAAATTGCTCAGGAGCCTGATTATGAGAAAGCGTTAAATGCCATCTGAGATACGATAAACAGAAACTAAAAAGGGCGCTTATGCGCCCTTTTTAGTTGAATATAGATTGAGATGTGAATACCATACGTATGTAAACTAAATGAGAATAGAGCTAGTTATACTTGTATGCTGCTACGGAGTTGTGAAAAAATGTTGGCACAAATAAAATCATCCTGGTCCTGTCAAAGCCAATATCTGCAGCATTTATTTTAAGAGGAGTTGTATCGAGTATAAGCTTCTTCTCTGAACCGGGTTGGGCAAAGTAGATATGACCAGCCCAGTCAGAAAACAGATAGGTTTCAATACCAATTGCTTCTATGCCGTCAATTCCCCCTGTATTTTCAATAAATGAGCTTACCTCAAGTGTCTGCAGATTTAATGCTGCTATTCTGTTTTGCTGTCCGCAAAGCAAAAGACCTTTCTCAAGAAACAGTCCATTGCTGGCTTTAACTTCTGGCGAGTCGGTGAGAATCTGAAGTTTATGATCTTGTAATTTAAATATACAATCTCCTTTGCTGTCCGAAACATATACAATGCCATCGCTGCTAACTGCAATATCATTCAGGTTAATGGCTCGCGGGTGTGTGTAACGATTCGCGATAATTCCTGTTTCCAGACTAATTTCAACAACTTCATCTATGTTTGTTACATATAATTTGCCATGGGTTATGCCCATCCCTTTAGGTGCACTTAATCCTGTAGCCCATTGGTTATTGATGGTTTTTCCGTCGACACTTAATTTGGCAATATACCCGTTTTCATCTTTTGACCATGGATTATGATTAACACAGGAAACGTATAGTACATTTTCATGTGCATCATACAGCACAGATTCAGGTGTTAACAAATTGTCACTGGCTTCCCATAATTTTGTGATGGCAGTGTCCTGAAATGATGATTGGGCCGAAACCAGTGAAGCTGATACAAGAAGTATAGCTGTAAAAGTGATGAATATGTTTTTCATTGTTAAAAAAATAAAATGGTTTGTGGATAGTACGGTTTGATATTCAATTAATTAAACAGTTGGCCATTTGAAAGGTTTAGTAGTTATTTAGTTTGTTTAAAGTTTTGAAAAATTATGCCAGGATAACAAAAAAGAATTATCTTTGCGCCTCCTTAGCGGATGTGGCGTAATTGGTAGCCGCGCCAGACTTAGGATCTGGTGCCGAGAGGCGTGGGGGTTCGAGTCCCTTCATCCGCACAAAAAAAACCGCTTTTGCGGTTTTTTTTATGTCTGGTCCAAATGGATTAGTTATTGCTTTGAAAATCTGTCTCCAAATACTTTTTGAAACTTATCTAATTTCGGGCCTATTACAAATCTGCAATATGGTGCCTGCTTATTGTTGTTGTAATAGTTTTGATGGTAATCTTCGGCTTTGTAAAAAGCTGTAAATGGGCTGATTTCAGTTACCAGTGGTTTTTCCCAGGCTCCACTTTTATTGAGTTTTTCTTTGTATTCTTCTGCCAGCTTTTTCTGGTTTGTATTATGGTAGAATATCACTGAGCGGTATTGGGTGCCTATGTCAGCACCTTGCTGGTTTAGTGTGGTAGGGTCGTGTGTTTTCCAGAAAACTTCAAGTAATTCGGTAAAAGATATGATATCCGGATTATAAATAATCTGGGTAACCTCAGCATGCCCGGTAGCGCCTGAACTTACCTGTTCATAGGTAGGGTTAGCACGTTTACCTCCTGAATATCCTGATTCTACTTGTATGACTCCTTTAAGTTGAAGAAAAATAGCTTCAGTACACCAAAAACAGCCAGCGCCAAAAGTAGCGGTGTCAGTTGCAATTTGTGGATTCATAGTACGGATGTTATTATGTGTGCTTTCAGAAGTGCAGCCTGTCTGTATCTGAAAAATTGATGCGAGAATCAGAATGAAAATGGTGGATGATTTCATTTTGTTTCTTCATTAAACATAAAATATTGCAGGGTGTTCAAAAACTATGCCCTGAAATGATGAATGTTTCGCAAGCATTAACAGGATGAAAGCACATATATTGAGGTAAATTTCAGGGTGTTTTGCAGGTTTTTTCCTTTAATAAGGTCTGAAATTTAAATAAAGAATTAGATTAATGACCTTTTCTTACGATATACAAATGCCCCAGAAGCGCTCCGTAATTATCATA is drawn from Lentimicrobiaceae bacterium and contains these coding sequences:
- the tpx gene encoding thiol peroxidase: MAKITLGGNPINTIGNLPVVGSTVPDFKLVKTDLSELSADELKGKKVVYNIFPSLDTAVCASSVRRFNSDAGKLNNTVVVCISKDLPFAHSRFCTTEGLENVVSASDFRTGSFGKSFGVEIIDGPLAGLHSRAVVVADENGVVKYAEQVPEIAQEPDYEKALNAI
- the msrA gene encoding peptide-methionine (S)-S-oxide reductase MsrA codes for the protein MKSSTIFILILASIFQIQTGCTSESTHNNIRTMNPQIATDTATFGAGCFWCTEAIFLQLKGVIQVESGYSGGKRANPTYEQVSSGATGHAEVTQIIYNPDIISFTELLEVFWKTHDPTTLNQQGADIGTQYRSVIFYHNTNQKKLAEEYKEKLNKSGAWEKPLVTEISPFTAFYKAEDYHQNYYNNNKQAPYCRFVIGPKLDKFQKVFGDRFSKQ